The Candidatus Hydrogenedens sp. nucleotide sequence TATCCAAAAAATCGTGTTCACTTTATACTCCGAATTTGTTCAACAATCTGAGTAGCTAATTCCAATGCTTTTAAGCCATCTTCACCTGTCACCTCTGGAGGTGTTCCATTTCGGACAGAATTTATAAATGACGTTAATTCTACCCGTAACGGTTCTTCATCTGACACATTAATCGGGGTAATTTCGATAAATTCCATTGGATTACAATTTTGTGGAATAACTCCTGGTTTTTTCCGATAAATCAAGAGACTTTGAGAACTATAATCTGTGGAAACATACTCTTTATCGGAAAATATCCGAATTTTTCTTAATCGGTCCATTGAAACTCTGCTCGCTGTTAGATTGGCTACACAGCCCGATTGGAAACGAATGCGAACATTGGCAATATCTTCTGATTGTGAGAAAACCGCAACTCCGACTGCGTCCAATGAGACAATAGGACTGTTCGTTAAGCATCGAACAATATCAATATCATGTATCATCAAGTCATGAATAACACTTACATCTGTTCCTCTGTTGGGGAAAGGGCTAAGCCGATGACATTCAATAAATCGTGGCGTCTCAATTAAATTAAATAGGGCTCGAACCGCTCCATTGAAACGTTCAATATGCCCAATCTGTAAAACACATCCTTTTTCTTGGGCTTTTTCAATCAATCTTTTTGCTTCCTGAATATTTGATGCTATAGGTTTCTCAACCAAAACATGGATACCTGTCTCTAGCAAAGGAATTGCTATCTCCGCATGAGTTGAGGTAGGAGTACACACAGAAACGATATCAACCCCTTTA carries:
- a CDS encoding Gfo/Idh/MocA family oxidoreductase, translating into MRNNGTLRAGVVGFGYLGYHHTRIYSDIDEVQLVGVVDISEERRIKAETDFHVPAYTNLSDLLNKGVDIVSVCTPTSTHAEIAIPLLETGIHVLVEKPIASNIQEAKRLIEKAQEKGCVLQIGHIERFNGAVRALFNLIETPRFIECHRLSPFPNRGTDVSVIHDLMIHDIDIVRCLTNSPIVSLDAVGVAVFSQSEDIANVRIRFQSGCVANLTASRVSMDRLRKIRIFSDKEYVSTDYSSQSLLIYRKKPGVIPQNCNPMEFIEITPINVSDEEPLRVELTSFINSVRNGTPPEVTGEDGLKALELATQIVEQIRSIK